In one window of Burkholderia sp. NRF60-BP8 DNA:
- a CDS encoding LLM class flavin-dependent oxidoreductase, with protein MSYSLSLLDKSPIADGANAADALRFTTTLAQRAEQLGYARFWVAEHHGTPGFASSAPEIVVAHLLARTSRIRIGSGGVMLQHYSPFKVAETFKLLAALAPGRVDLGIGKAPGGLPLTTRALQWFHDKARKPDFAGQLAELDAFLGWGVAEDHPLAGAVALPVPPQLPERILLGGSPDSGALAARHGWRFCYAGHFNGDDANLERSLDAYRSAGGQKPLVALYAVAAPTRDEAERLIGSLKIFKLQFAGGQSFNLASAQAAAEFARQSGASDYRIDELRPTVLADTPERVHRALDALSRRLDVDAFVIDSPVSDYAARLASAEWLGGALSTTPLQAALAADRSLSPDQNA; from the coding sequence ATGTCTTATTCGCTTTCGTTGCTGGACAAGAGTCCGATCGCCGACGGCGCGAACGCCGCCGACGCGCTGCGCTTCACCACGACGCTCGCGCAACGCGCCGAACAGCTCGGCTATGCGCGCTTCTGGGTCGCCGAACATCACGGCACGCCGGGCTTCGCGAGCTCGGCGCCGGAGATCGTCGTCGCGCATCTGCTCGCGCGCACGTCGCGCATCCGCATCGGCTCGGGCGGCGTGATGCTGCAGCACTACAGCCCGTTCAAGGTGGCCGAGACGTTCAAGCTGCTGGCCGCGCTCGCGCCGGGCCGCGTCGATCTCGGCATCGGCAAGGCGCCCGGCGGGCTGCCGCTGACCACGCGCGCGCTGCAGTGGTTCCACGACAAGGCGCGCAAGCCCGACTTCGCGGGGCAACTCGCGGAGCTCGATGCGTTTCTCGGCTGGGGTGTGGCCGAGGATCATCCGCTCGCCGGCGCGGTCGCGCTGCCGGTGCCGCCGCAGTTGCCCGAACGGATCCTGCTCGGCGGCTCGCCGGACAGCGGCGCGCTCGCCGCGCGCCACGGCTGGCGCTTCTGCTACGCGGGCCATTTCAACGGCGACGACGCGAATCTCGAACGCTCGCTCGACGCATACCGCAGCGCGGGCGGCCAGAAGCCGCTCGTGGCGCTGTACGCCGTCGCCGCGCCGACGCGCGACGAGGCCGAGCGACTGATCGGATCACTGAAGATCTTCAAGCTGCAATTCGCGGGCGGCCAGAGCTTCAACCTCGCCAGCGCGCAGGCGGCCGCCGAATTCGCGCGGCAAAGCGGCGCGTCCGACTACCGGATCGACGAGCTGCGCCCGACGGTGCTGGCCGATACGCCCGAACGCGTGCACCGTGCGCTCGACGCGCTGAGCCGGCGCCTTGACGTCGATGCGTTCGTGATCGATTCGCCGGTGTCCGACTACGCGGCCCGGCTCGCGTCGGCCGAGTGGCTCGGCGGCGCGCTGTCGACCACGCCGTTGCAGGCGGCCCTCGCGGCCGACCGTTCCCTTTCCCCCGACCAGAACGCGTGA
- a CDS encoding LLM class flavin-dependent oxidoreductase, with translation MTTRRSIPFGLMLQGAGSHMNAWRHPSNPPDASINLDFAIGVARKAEAAGIAFAFVADGLYINEKSIPHFLNRFEPLTVLSALAVATKKIGLAGTISTSYSEPFTVARQLASLDAISGGRAGWNVVTTPLEGTAKNFGKAHPDHELRYEIADEYLEVVQGLWDSWDDDAFVRDRATGRFFDRDKLHTLDHRGRFFQVAGPLNIQRSPQGQPVIFQAGSSDTGIGLAGKYADAVFTHSPSIEETAAFTQRVKRSAIEHGRQAGDVKIFPGVGPIVGRTAAEAEDKYQAIRDLLTIDEALAYLGRYFDHHDFTQYALDAPFPELGELGRNSFRSTTDRIKADAKQKGLTLRETALAVATPRPNFIGTAEHVADELIRWHDAGAGDGFILGFPVQAQGIDDFVELVIPVLEARGRYSHDLPGVTLRDHLGLPRKASRYATPGAARETAAEAHA, from the coding sequence ATGACGACCCGACGATCGATCCCCTTCGGCCTGATGCTGCAAGGCGCAGGCAGCCACATGAACGCGTGGCGGCATCCGAGCAACCCGCCCGACGCGAGCATCAACCTCGACTTCGCGATCGGCGTCGCGCGCAAGGCGGAGGCCGCCGGCATCGCGTTCGCGTTCGTCGCGGACGGCCTCTACATCAACGAGAAGTCGATCCCGCACTTCCTGAACCGCTTCGAGCCGCTGACCGTGCTGTCGGCGCTCGCGGTCGCGACGAAGAAGATCGGGCTCGCGGGCACGATCTCGACGTCGTACAGCGAGCCGTTCACGGTCGCGCGCCAGCTCGCGTCGCTCGACGCGATCAGCGGCGGGCGCGCGGGCTGGAACGTCGTGACGACGCCGCTCGAAGGCACCGCGAAGAATTTCGGCAAGGCGCACCCGGATCACGAGCTGCGCTACGAGATCGCCGACGAATACCTCGAGGTCGTGCAGGGCCTGTGGGACAGTTGGGATGACGATGCATTCGTGCGCGACCGCGCAACCGGCCGCTTCTTCGATCGCGACAAGCTCCATACGCTCGATCACCGCGGCCGCTTCTTCCAGGTCGCGGGCCCACTGAACATCCAGCGCTCGCCGCAGGGGCAACCGGTGATCTTCCAGGCCGGCTCGTCCGACACCGGGATCGGCCTCGCGGGCAAATACGCGGATGCCGTGTTCACGCATTCGCCGTCGATCGAGGAAACGGCCGCGTTCACGCAGCGCGTGAAACGCAGCGCGATCGAGCACGGGCGGCAAGCCGGCGACGTGAAGATCTTCCCCGGCGTCGGGCCGATCGTCGGCCGCACGGCCGCCGAAGCGGAGGACAAATACCAGGCGATCCGCGACCTGCTGACGATCGACGAGGCGCTCGCGTACCTCGGCCGCTATTTCGATCACCACGATTTCACGCAGTACGCGCTCGACGCGCCGTTCCCGGAACTGGGCGAGCTCGGCCGCAACAGCTTCCGCTCGACCACCGACCGGATCAAGGCCGATGCGAAACAAAAAGGCCTGACGCTGCGCGAGACCGCGCTTGCGGTCGCGACGCCGCGCCCGAACTTCATCGGCACGGCCGAGCACGTCGCCGACGAGTTGATCCGCTGGCACGACGCCGGCGCTGGCGACGGCTTCATCCTCGGTTTTCCGGTACAGGCGCAGGGCATCGACGATTTCGTCGAACTCGTGATTCCGGTGCTTGAGGCGCGCGGCCGCTACAGCCACGACCTGCCCGGCGTCACGCTGCGCGATCACCTCGGTCTGCCGCGCAAGGCGAGCCGCTACGCGACGCCCGGCGCCGCACGGGAAACGGCCGCCGAAGCGCACGCCTGA
- a CDS encoding ABC transporter substrate-binding protein has protein sequence MTDRRQFVTAALVAASGLPWRAARAAAATADLDPRQAGRVRAGPDDAAIRAASGYRWVRDGAFTVAISPHAPPVSTYATDARTVVGADPDYAQLVADALGRTLVLVPIAWADWPLGLTSGKYDAVISNVGVTEKRKEKYDFTTYRLGLHGFYVRIGSPIAKIAEPKDIAGLRIITGAGTSQERILLEWSKRNVAQGLKPAELLYFDDDATARVVLLSGRADAELNPNASLAYEAARSGKIRRVGVVNAGWPANADVAIATRRGSGLAPALTIATNALIGNGRYGQALARWGLQSEAIARAQTNPPGLPSF, from the coding sequence ATGACCGATCGACGCCAGTTCGTCACGGCCGCGCTGGTCGCGGCATCGGGCCTGCCGTGGCGTGCGGCTCGCGCGGCCGCCGCGACGGCCGACCTCGACCCGCGCCAGGCCGGCCGCGTGCGCGCCGGCCCCGACGACGCGGCCATTCGCGCGGCAAGCGGCTACCGCTGGGTGCGCGACGGCGCGTTCACGGTCGCGATCTCGCCGCACGCGCCGCCCGTATCGACCTATGCGACCGACGCGCGCACCGTGGTCGGCGCCGATCCCGACTATGCGCAGCTCGTTGCCGACGCGCTCGGCCGTACGCTCGTGCTGGTGCCGATCGCATGGGCCGACTGGCCGCTCGGGCTGACGTCCGGCAAGTACGACGCAGTGATCTCGAACGTCGGCGTGACCGAGAAGCGCAAGGAGAAATACGATTTCACGACCTACAGGCTCGGGCTGCACGGCTTCTACGTGCGCATCGGCAGCCCGATCGCGAAGATCGCGGAGCCGAAGGACATCGCGGGGTTGCGGATCATCACCGGCGCCGGCACGAGCCAGGAGCGCATTCTGCTCGAATGGAGCAAGCGCAACGTCGCGCAGGGGCTCAAGCCGGCCGAGCTGCTCTATTTCGACGACGACGCGACGGCGCGCGTCGTGCTGCTGTCGGGACGGGCGGACGCGGAGCTGAACCCGAACGCGTCGCTCGCGTACGAGGCCGCGCGCAGCGGCAAGATCCGCCGCGTCGGCGTCGTCAATGCCGGCTGGCCGGCGAATGCCGATGTCGCGATCGCGACGCGTCGCGGCAGCGGGCTCGCGCCCGCGCTGACCATCGCGACCAATGCGCTGATCGGCAACGGCCGCTACGGGCAGGCGCTCGCGCGCTGGGGTTTGCAGAGCGAGGCGATCGCGCGGGCGCAGACCAATCCGCCGGGGTTGCCGTCGTTCTGA
- a CDS encoding ABC transporter substrate-binding protein translates to MHRAVPLSFRAVRTLATALIGLSAFAAVTAASAATFDLSPEQRGRPRGAADAAVERAVPASFRFAEPGTLTIGIAPSLPPISSYATDARTVIGFDADVGQLVADTLGRKLKIVALAWADWPLALESGKVDAVISNVTVTEERKQKFDFSTYRKDQVGFYVRNDSKIQAIREPKDVAGLRIVTDAGTNQEKILLAWDRENVAHGLKPVQIQYYDDQAMRIVAVQSGRADAVFSVNSVLAYQSAQQGKTRLVGTISGGWPRTADIAIATRRGSGLAEPLTVALNGLIKSGRYRQVLDRWNLASEAIDQSRTNPPGLPKS, encoded by the coding sequence ATGCATCGAGCCGTACCGCTTTCATTCCGTGCCGTGCGCACGCTGGCCACCGCGCTGATCGGCCTGAGCGCCTTCGCCGCCGTCACGGCCGCGTCCGCCGCGACGTTCGACCTGAGCCCCGAGCAGCGCGGTCGCCCGCGCGGCGCAGCCGATGCGGCCGTCGAGCGCGCGGTGCCTGCGTCGTTCAGGTTCGCCGAACCCGGCACGCTGACGATCGGCATCGCGCCGAGCCTGCCGCCGATCAGTTCGTATGCGACCGACGCACGCACGGTGATCGGCTTCGACGCCGACGTCGGCCAGCTCGTCGCCGATACCCTCGGCCGCAAGCTGAAGATCGTCGCGCTCGCCTGGGCCGACTGGCCGCTGGCGCTCGAATCGGGGAAAGTCGACGCGGTGATCTCGAACGTGACCGTCACCGAGGAGCGCAAGCAGAAGTTCGATTTCTCGACCTATCGCAAGGATCAGGTCGGCTTCTACGTGCGCAACGACAGCAAGATCCAGGCGATTCGCGAGCCGAAGGACGTCGCCGGGCTGCGCATCGTGACCGATGCCGGCACCAACCAGGAAAAGATCCTGCTCGCGTGGGACCGCGAGAACGTCGCGCACGGGCTCAAACCCGTGCAGATCCAGTACTACGACGATCAGGCGATGCGCATCGTCGCCGTGCAGTCGGGCCGGGCGGACGCGGTGTTCAGCGTGAACTCGGTGCTCGCGTATCAAAGCGCGCAGCAAGGCAAGACGCGGCTCGTCGGCACGATCAGCGGCGGCTGGCCGCGCACGGCCGACATCGCGATCGCCACGCGCCGCGGCAGCGGTCTCGCCGAGCCGCTGACCGTCGCGCTGAACGGGTTGATCAAGAGCGGCCGCTACCGGCAGGTGCTCGACCGCTGGAACCTCGCGTCCGAAGCGATCGACCAGTCGCGCACGAATCCGCCCGGGCTGCCGAAGAGCTGA
- a CDS encoding amino acid ABC transporter permease/ATP-binding protein, producing MSDTTHLGGALPPLSSPGARAPGTRVRIVPARHRSRTAGTVLALVLIALTLHSILGNPQWGWPVFAEWFLSPPVLSGLARTLVLTLLGAVFGFVLGAFVALARLSRSRLLSASAWTFVWLFRSIPLIVLLLILNNLGYLYEHVRLGVPFTDIVWFDTPTTDLISPFLAAVLGLTLNHAAFSAEVIRGGILAVDQGQLEAAAALGLPRGRQTSRIVLPQAMRAILPTAFNDLITLAKGTSMVYVLAMPELFYTVQVIYRRNLEVIPLLMVATVWYLIILTVLSAIQVQVERHYARGALRNPPPSVVTFALARIGGLWRRVASRRAASIARTRSDGGTPADTAAAVSHTGGEVAVHGVSKQFGMQRVLDNVSFVAPRGSVTVIVGPSGSGKSTLLRTINHLERVDDGFIDIDGELIGYRREGDVLHELNERDVLKRRTAVGMVFQNFNLFPHLTVLENLVEAPVAVAGMTRDAAEHAARTLLARVGLADKADAYPRQLSGGQQQRVAIARALALRPKVLLFDEPTSALDPELVNEVLDVIKELARSGTTLVIVTHEIGFAREVADNVLFMERGRIVEAGPPAVVLDAPAHARTRAFLSRVL from the coding sequence ATGAGCGACACGACCCATCTCGGCGGCGCGCTGCCGCCGCTCTCTTCCCCCGGCGCACGCGCGCCCGGCACGCGCGTGCGGATCGTACCCGCGCGCCACCGGTCGCGCACGGCCGGCACCGTGCTCGCGCTCGTGCTGATCGCGCTCACGCTGCATTCGATCCTCGGCAACCCGCAATGGGGCTGGCCGGTGTTCGCCGAATGGTTCCTGTCGCCGCCGGTGCTGTCGGGGCTCGCGCGCACGCTGGTGCTGACGCTGCTCGGCGCGGTGTTCGGCTTCGTGCTCGGTGCGTTCGTCGCGCTGGCCCGGCTGTCGCGTTCGCGCCTGCTGTCCGCCAGCGCGTGGACCTTCGTGTGGCTGTTCCGCTCGATTCCGCTGATCGTGCTGCTGCTGATCCTGAACAACCTCGGCTACCTGTACGAGCACGTGCGGCTCGGCGTGCCGTTCACCGACATCGTATGGTTCGACACGCCGACGACCGACCTCATCAGCCCGTTCCTCGCGGCCGTGCTCGGCCTCACGCTGAACCATGCGGCGTTTTCCGCGGAAGTGATCCGCGGCGGCATTCTCGCGGTCGACCAGGGGCAACTCGAAGCCGCCGCCGCGCTCGGGCTGCCGCGCGGCCGGCAGACCTCGCGAATCGTGCTGCCGCAGGCGATGCGCGCGATCCTGCCGACCGCGTTCAACGACCTGATCACGCTCGCGAAAGGCACGTCGATGGTGTACGTGCTCGCGATGCCGGAGTTGTTCTATACGGTGCAGGTGATCTATCGCCGCAACCTCGAAGTGATTCCGCTGCTGATGGTCGCGACCGTCTGGTACCTGATCATCCTGACCGTGCTGTCCGCGATCCAGGTGCAGGTCGAGCGGCACTATGCGCGCGGCGCGCTGCGCAATCCGCCGCCGTCGGTGGTCACGTTCGCGCTTGCGCGCATCGGCGGGCTGTGGCGACGTGTCGCGTCGCGCCGCGCGGCATCGATCGCCCGTACGCGAAGCGATGGCGGCACGCCTGCCGATACCGCGGCCGCCGTGTCGCACACCGGCGGCGAAGTGGCCGTGCATGGCGTGTCGAAACAGTTCGGCATGCAGCGCGTGCTCGACAACGTGTCGTTCGTCGCGCCGCGCGGCAGCGTGACCGTGATCGTCGGGCCGTCGGGCTCCGGCAAGTCGACGCTGCTGCGCACGATCAACCATCTCGAACGCGTCGACGACGGCTTCATCGACATCGACGGTGAATTGATCGGCTATCGCCGCGAAGGCGACGTGCTGCACGAGCTGAACGAACGCGACGTGCTGAAGCGGCGCACGGCCGTCGGCATGGTGTTCCAGAACTTCAACCTGTTCCCGCACCTGACGGTGCTCGAGAACCTGGTCGAAGCGCCGGTCGCCGTCGCCGGCATGACGCGCGACGCGGCCGAGCACGCCGCGCGCACGCTGCTCGCGCGGGTCGGCCTCGCCGATAAAGCCGATGCGTATCCGCGCCAGTTGTCCGGCGGCCAGCAGCAACGCGTCGCGATCGCGCGAGCGCTCGCATTGCGGCCGAAGGTGCTGCTGTTCGACGAGCCGACGTCGGCGCTCGATCCCGAACTCGTCAACGAAGTGCTCGATGTGATCAAGGAGCTCGCACGCTCGGGCACGACGCTCGTGATCGTCACGCACGAGATCGGCTTCGCACGCGAAGTCGCGGACAACGTGCTGTTCATGGAACGCGGGCGCATCGTCGAGGCCGGCCCGCCCGCCGTCGTGCTCGATGCGCCGGCCCATGCGCGTACTCGCGCGTTCCTGTCGCGGGTGCTGTGA